CAGCCACGCCTCGCGCTGGCGGTCGGTGCCGAACTCGTAGATTGGATAGCCCACGAGCCCGCAGGCGATGTTGACCGCGCCGGCGGTGAGCTTCCAGGTGCGAGCGAGTTCCTCGACGGTGATCGCGAACGAGCGGTAGTCCGCGCCGCCGCCGTCGACGTCCTCGGGGAAGGGGACCCCCGTGAAGCCAGCCTCGCCGATCAGTCGAACGAGATCGACGGGAAACTCCCCCTCGCGCTCGTAGCGGTCGATTTCGGATTCGATCGTCCCCTCACAGAACTCGCGAACCTCCTCGCGGTGGGCCTCGTGGCGCTCCTCGAGTTCGAAGCGCTCGGTCATAGCGCACCGGGATCGTGGTCGTCGTCCGGCCCGGCCGGATCGATCACGGCGAAGCCCTCCATCTCGATCAGCGCGTCCTCCTTGAAGAAGCCGCTCACCTCGAACAGCGCCATCGCGGGGTACTCCTCGACGTAGTCGGCGAAGATCTCACCGATTTCCTCCAGGTTGTCGCGGTAGGCATCGCGATCCGCGACGAAGACGTTCAGCTTGACGATGTCCGCACTCGAGCCGCCGGCCTCCTCGACGACCGCCGCGAGGTTCGCCATCACCTGTTCGAACTGGCTGACGAGGTCGCCCGGGGCGACGATGTCGCCGTCGGGGCCCGACGCGTCCTGGCCGGCGAGAAAGAGCAACTCGCCGTTCTCGACGGTGAGGCCGTGGTTGAACCCCTTCGGGGGTGCGAGTTCCTCCGGCGTGACGATCTGCTTGCGCATGGGTCACACGTCGAAAGCGGCGGTAAAGAAGCTACGCCTCGTCGGGGCGATTCGACTCGCAGGAACCGCCCGAATCGGCCGGTCGAACCAGCCACCGCGGGTGGGACTGAAAGGGGACTGGCGCTCTCGCGGTGTTCTCACTGGCAGCCAAGCACTCGTCTGCAGACCGCGCTCCGGCGAAACACGCTTTGCCCCGGCGCGTGATCGAGAACTGTCATGCGCAATCCAGTGTTCGCTCGAGAGCCACGGAGGAACCCATGCCAGTAACCGACGCCGACCTCGAGGGCCAGGTCGCCGTCGTCACCGGCGGCACCAGGGGAATCGGCCTCGCGATCTCCCGCACCCTCGCCGCCGCGGGGGCCGACGTGGTGCCGGTGTCGCGCACCGAGGCAGACGTCGAGGCGGCCGTCGAGGACGTCCGCGAGGCGGGCGGCGAGTCGCTGGTCGCGCCGACGGACGTGACGGACGCCGACGACGTGGCCGCCCTCTTCGAACGCGTCGTCGACGAGCTCGGCGGTGTCGACGTGCTCGTGAACAACGCGGGGATCAACCCGCTCGAGGGGATGGGCACCCCCGAGACCGTCGATCCCGAAGCGTTCGAGCGGGTCGTCGAGGTGAACCTCGAGGGGGCCTTCGCCTGCACGAACGCCGCGGGGGAGTACCTGCTCGAGGGCGGCGGTGCGGTCGTCAACGTCGCGAGCACGGCCGGCCTCGTGGGGATCAAGCGCCAGCACGGCTACGTCGCCTCGAAACACGGCCTCGTCGGGCTCACCAAGAGCGCCGCGCTCGACTGGGCCCCGGACGTCCGGGTCAACGCGGTCGCGCCGGGGTACGTCGACACGGAGCTGACCGAGCCAGTGCAGGAAAACGAGGAGCTGTACGAGCGGCTGCTCGAGCGCACGCCCGCCGGTCGGTTCGCCGATCCCGAGGAGGTGGCGAGCGCGGTGGCGTTTCTCTCGAGCGAGATGGCCTCGTTCGTCACGGGAGAGTGTCTGGTGGTCGACGGCGGGTGGACGACCCAGTGACCGGTAGAGCGGGGGTTCAGTTTCGTCATTTCAGATACAGGTGTGAAAGTCACGGTGAGTACAGGGATCTCAGGTATCGTTTCGCACCCCGCTTCGACGGGCCGAGTAGACGGTGACCAGCGAGTTGCCCACCTGGTTCGATTTTGGGTATAGATAGGACTGGCAGACAGTGCAGAGGCGGTGATCAATGAGCGTCCCTGCAGCCGCCTGCACTCTCGTTATTCCCCGGCGCAGGCTATACCGCTCGGAGTCCATTATGAGTGATACACCATCGAACAGACGATCAGAGCGAGATACCATCCAGTGTGGGCACTGAGACCGAGACCAATCGTGATACGCTGAACACGGACGTAATGCAGTGGCTGAGCGCGCTCGTCGCGCTGGTCGGGCTGTGGCTCGTCGCCTCGCCCTTCGTCTTCGAAGCGACGGAGACGGCCGTATGGAACAATACTATGGTCGGGACGGCGATCTTCCTGCTCGCCGGGTACAACTTCTACCGCCTCTCGAAAGATCAGCTGGCAAGCGTCGGTATCGCGTCGCTGGCCGTCCTGCTCGGGCTGTGGGCGGTCATCTCACCGTACGTCATCGAGATGGGCAGCGACCAACTGGCGACGAGTACCCTCGTCGCCGGGCTGGTTATTGCGGCGATTTCCGCCTATAACGCCTACGCGAACGGGAAGGCCGACGCGCCAGCCCACGGCCGTGCTCGTGCCTAACTCAGTCAGTGATTCCCGTTTAGGTTTCTCGAACACACCGTCGTCCGAACGAGTTACGGAATAAGTAGCCCGCCCCGTGGCGGAGATGCGTAACCGTTCCATCCGCACGCGGACGTTGCACGGATAACCCTGACGCGGGATCAGCTCTCACGTCACGCATCCGCCCTCCCCCTCGAGTCGACGAAACGACTACAACGGGCCGCGGTGACGGCGGCACATGGTCAACGCAGGGTTCTCGATCGAGGACGGGATCGCGCGGATCGAACTCCAGCGCCCGGAGGCGCTGAACGCGGTCGACATGCCGACCAAACGGGAGATCATCGACCGCGTGCAGGCGTACAAGACGGACGACGACGTCCGCGTCGTCGTCTTCCAGAGCGAAGGGGAAACGTTCTGTGCCGGCGGCGACGTCAAGGAGGCCAGGGAGCGGGAGTACGCCCTCGAGCCCTTCACCGAGAGCTGGAACGAGCTGTTCGAGGCGATGATGGGACTCGGCAAACCCACCGTCGCGCGGATCGACGGCTACACCCTCGGCGGCGGCTTCGACCTCATGCTTCACACGGACATCCCGATCGCCGCAGAAGACGCCCAGTTGGGCCAGCCCGAGGTGGGGCTGGGGATCGTGAACCACTTCTCGCCGCCGATGCTCCAGGCCAAGGTCGGCCTGACGAAGACGCTGGACATGATGCTGACGGGCGAAACGATCAGCGGCGAGGAGGCCGACCGGCGGGGTCTCGTCGCCCGCAGCGTGCCGAGTGAGGATCTGGACGACGAGGTCGACGCCGTGGCAGAATCGCTCGCCGCGAAGAGCCCGCGGGTGCTCCGCAAGCTCAAAGACGGCATCTACGCCACCGCGGAGATGTCGCCCCGCGCGGGGCGGTCGTACCTCGAGGCGGTGTCGCTCGAGGCTGCCCGTGAGGATCCCGACTACGAGGAGGGCGTCTCGGCCCAACTCGAGGACCGCGAGCCGGAGTGGGAGTGACCCGGTCCCGGATGGCAGTCTATCGCTCACCGGCGGGGAGACGGGCGCTCGAGGAAGCCTACGCCGCCGCCCTCGAGACCCTCGAGATCGACGTCGACGAACGGTACGTCGAGACGCGCCACGGTGAGACCCACGTCCTCCTGGCGGGACCGGAGAACGGCGCGCCCGTCGTCGTCTTCCATGGCGGCAACGCCACGAACCCGCTGACGCTCGAGTGGTACAGCGGGCTCGCCGACACCCGCCGGCTGATCGCGCCGGATACGATCGGACAGCCGGGGTACAGCGCGGAGGCGCGGGTCGACCCCGCCGGCAACGGCTACGGCGAGTGGGTCGTCGACCTCCTCGAGGCGTTCGACCTCCGATCGGCCCCGATGATCGGCACGTCCTACGGCGGGGGCATCGTCCTCCGAGCGGCGGCGGTCGCACCGAAGCGAGTCGACCGCGCCGCGCTGGTCGTCCCGGCGGGGTTCGGAACCGGGCCGCTCGCGTCGATGCTGTCGGTCGTCGTCCCCGCGGTACTGTACCGGGTTCTCGGCTCCGAACGGCTGCTGGATCGCACGCTGGCGGCGATGGTCACGCAGCCGACCCCGGAGCCGATCGTTCGAGAGACGGTCGCCGCCTCGCTCCGGCACGTGAGCCTCGAGCGGGAGTTTCCGAGCGCAACCGCCGACGAACTCCGCGAGTTCACCGCACCGGTTGCGTTGTACGTCGCCGAGGACGATCCGTTCTTCCCGCCCGAGACGGTCGCCCCTCGCGCCCGCTCCCGGCTGCCCGGACTCACGAAGGAAGCGGTGTTGGCCGGGGAGAAGCATCTCCTCTCACCAACGGCTCGAGAAACAGTTACAGCGTCTATCGCCTCGTTCTTCGACGAGTGAGCGGCGCAGACGCGAGATGGAGAGCGCTACCGACGGGCGGTTCGAACCGGGTCGCGAGGCTCGAGCCTCAGGCGAAGAGCAACAGCGCAGGTATCGCGAGCAACAGGACGGCGAGCACCGTGAAAACGTGTCGCCACGTCCCGTACGGCGGCTCCTCGGTATCCCCGTGTCGTCGGGCCCGTTCGTACCCGCCCCACGCCCCAGCGACGATCGCCAGCACCGCGAGCGGGGCGGCCGCGAACATGACGAAACTCCATCCAACCAGGGTCGCGAACGCCCAGAAGCCGACGACGGTCCCGGTGATCCCGCCGCCCAGGAGCGCGTCCGTCGGCAGTCGCAACCACCCGCCCAGCAGCGCCGCTCCCAGCGCGATCACCGCGATCCAGGCGGACGGGAGAACGAGCGAGAGCGTCCCTCCGACAGTGCTGGTGGAATACACTGCCGTCAGTGCGTACAGCGATCCTGCCGGGACGACCGCCCCGAAACCGAACGCGATCCCGAACAGGACGAGATCCGGACTGTCGTCCATACTGAACGTCGTTCCGACACGATCAAATAGCTGTCGTCAGTCAGGAATCGGGTCGACGGACCGTCTCACGCGATCGAATCGGTTCACTACTTCATCGTTTCGCCCGGTCGAATCGGCTCGGCTACTCCGGCACGAGTCGCACGAGCGGCGCGTCGGCGTCGTCCACCAGCACGTAGAGGTCGCCCGTTTCGGGGTCGACCTCGACGTCCCGAACTCGCCAGCCGCGCTCTTCGAGCAGCGGCTCTTCTTCCTCGACGTCGATCTCTCCGGGCTCGGTGCCCTCGACGCTGAACCGGCCGAGGTACTCCCCGGCGAGGTTGCCGACGAACAGGTCGCCCGCCCAGTCGGGGAAGGCGTCGCCGTCGTAGAAGGTCATCCCCGCGGGCGGGAACCCGCCGGTGTTGCACTCCCAGTAGTAGACCGGCGGGATCGTCTCCTCGAGTTCGTCGGGATCCTCGCCGACGGGGTCGTCGGTGCCGTACTCACAACCGTAGGCCGCGATCGGCCAGCCGTAGTTGCCCCCCGCCTCGATGACGTTGAGCTCGTCGCCGTCCTCCTCGCCGTGTTCTGACTGCCAGATCGCCCCCGTCTCCGGGTGGACCGTCATCCCCTGGGCGTTCCGGTGGCCGTAGCTGTAGATCGCGTCCTGGGCGTCCTCCTCCCCGACGAACGGGTTGTCCTCCGGGACCGAGCCGTCGGGCTCGAGGCGCAACGTCTTGCCGAGTTCGTTCGTCAGGTCCTGCGAGAGGTGGTCCGGGCCGAAGTCCTTGCGCTGGCGGTCGCCGGTCGTCACGTAGAGGGAGCCGTCCTCGCCGAAGACCGCCCGCGAGCCGTAGTGGCCGTCGCCGTCCAGGAACGGCTCGGCGACGAACAGCTCCTCGAACTCCGCGAGTTCCGGCGCCCCGGGATCGAGCCGTCCCCTGCCGACGTAGGTGGTCGACTCGCCCTCGTCGTTCGCGGCGGCGTAGGTCAGGTAGACCCACGGCTCCTCGTCGAACTCGGGGTGAAGGGCGACGTCGAGCAGGCCGCCCTGGCCCTCCGCGTACACCTCGGGGACGCCGTCGACCTGCCGGACGTCCTCTCCCCCGCGGTCGAGCAGGGTCAGCCGTCCCTCGAGTTCGGTGAGCAAAATCCCGTCCCCGTCGGGGAGAAACGTGATCCCCCAGGGGCTGTCGAACCCCTCGGCGACCGTCTCGAGGGCGGCCCCCTCGAGGTCGTCCTCCTGGGTCAGCCCTGCGAGACAGCCGGCGGCTGCGAGGGTGCCGACGGCGGCACCGGTTCGGACGAACGTTCGTCGGTCGAGGGAGGGAGGTGTCATGGGTAGAGGGCGTGGTACCGTGTGTGGTGTAGACGTCACTCACGACGGGATCGCACTTAGATACCGGGCCTGAAATCGTGAGGCGGTCGCCGCGGACACCGAGCGGCCATCGCAGCCTCACGCGAGCGGTCCGAGACCCTTTCGATCGGTTCAGCCCGCTACTCCCGCTCGCGCTCGCGGAGCTTCGCCCGCTGGATCTTCCCCGTCTCCGTCGTCGGGAGATCGGTCACGTACTCGATCGCGCGAGGGTACTTGTACGGGGCGATGCGCTCTTTGACGTGGTCCTGGAGCGCCTCGGTGAGCTCGGCGCCCGGATCGACGCCCTCCTCGGGCACGACGAACGCCTTGACGAGCTGGCCTCGCTCGTCGTCGGGGACGCCGATGACGGCCGTCTGGTACACCTCCTCGCGCTCGAGCAGGGTGTCCTCGACCTCTGGCCCCGGAACGTTGTAGCCGCCGGTGATGATCAGGTCGTCCCGGCGGGACTTGTACTCGAAGCGACCGTCCTCGCGGTGGACGAAGATGTCGCCGGGGATGCTCCAGCCGTCGTGGCTGTTCTCGCGCTGCTTCTCGGGCCGGTTCCAGTAGGTGACGCCCGTGGGGCCACGCACCAGAAGGATGCCGGGCTCGCCCCGGTCGAGTTCCTCGTAGGTGTCGGGGTCGACGACCTTGCACTCGTAGCCGGGGACGGGGAAGCCGGTCGCCGTCGGGTCGATCTCGTCGTCGTGGCGGTGGCTGATGAAGATGTGGAGCATCTCCGTCGAGCCGATGCCGTCGAGCGGCTCGACCCCCAGGCTGTCGACCACGTCCTGGTACGTGCTCGGCGGGAGCGGCTCGCCCGCGCTCACCGCCCGGCGCAGCGAGGAGAGGTCGTACTCCGCGATCAGGTCCTCGTGCTCGGCGAGCATCTGGTTGTACGCGGTCGGGATCGACGCCAGGATCGACACCTCGTCCTCCTGGATCGCGTCGAGCAGCTTCTTCGGGGTGGGGTCCTGGATGATCCGGGTCGTGGCGCCGAACCGGAGCGGGAAGGCGACCAGCATCCCGTAGCCGAACGTGAAGGCGATCGGCGCGTTGCTCGTAAACACGTCCGAGGGCTCGGGCTCAAGGCAGTAGCGGGCGTAGGTGTCCGTGATCGCCATCATCTGGCGGTGTGTGTGGACCGTCCCCTTCGGTTTCCCGGTGGTGCCACTGGTGTAGGCGATCATCACCAGATCGTCGCGGTGGGTGTCGGGCTCGGCGAGGTCCGTACTCGCCCCCGCCAGCAGGTCGTCGTAGGAGTGGTGGTCGTGGTCGATCCCGTTGTCCTCGACGACGACGATCTCCTCGAGCCCGTCGAGGCCGTGTTCCTCGCGGGCGATCTCGAGTTCGTCGAGCAGGTCGTCGTAGACGACGGCGTAGGAGGCACCCGAATTCTCGACGACGTAGCTGATCTCGTTCGCTCGCAGGAGCTTCATCGACGGGACGGTGATCGCGCCGATCTTCTGGACCGCGAGACAGGTGACGACGTACTCCGGTCGATTGGGAAACCGGACGAACACCCGATCGCCGGCGTCGGCGCCGAGCTCGAGGAGGGCGTTGGCGACCCCGTTGACCCGCTGGCGGAGCTCCTCGTACGTCAGCGTCTCCTCGTCTGCAATCACCGCCGGCTCCTCACCCCGGCCGGCCTCGACCTGCCGATCGACCATCTCGTAGGCCGCGTTCAACCGTTCCGGGTAGTGTACCTCGGGAACCGCGTGAAAGTACGTCGGCTGTACGTCCTCGTCGGGGAGGTTCTCGGTCGGAACGGTGTCCTGCATGTATGGTACTCGCTACTATGGCTCACGGGTATAGTTCTACCGTCGGAACGCCCCCGTCCGGTGGCCTCCCTCCGCCGTTTACTGTCTACAATAGTCGCTCCATGGACACGATCGTCGGTGGGTGCAGATGTAGAGAGAGAGTCGCCGAAAGAGTACGTCAGAAGACCGAGTTATACACTGACGGAACGAGGTGTGACGTTGCCGCCGTGGGGGACAGAATCGTACCGGAGTCGGCAGCGGGCGACTCCTTCGTACACCGTGCCATGGTATGGCGGAGCGTAGGTTTATCTATCGCGCCGGACATGTTCGACGCATGTCTCACGGCGACTTCGAAGGATACGGCGGGCGGCACGTACCGGAGCCACTCGAGGAACCGCTAGAGCAACTGGCGAACGCCTACGACGAGATCGGCAAGAGCGACGAGTTCCAGGCCGAGTTTCGCGACCACCTCGCGGAGTACGCCGGTCGACCGACTTCGCTGTACCACGCGAAGAACCTGAGCGAGCCCTACGACGCCGAAATCTACCTCAAGCGCGAGGACCTGCTCCACGGCGGCGCACACAAGATCAACAACTGCCTGGGCCAGGCCTTGCTCGCGAAGAAGGCCGGTCGAGAGCGACTGATCGCCGAGACCGGGGCCGGCCAGCACGGCACCGCGACCGCGATGGTCGGCGCGCTGTTCGGTCTCAAGACCGAGATCTACATGGGAAAGAAGGACGTCGAGCGCCAGAAGATGAACGTCTTCCGGATGCGCCTGATGGGCGCCGAGGTCAACGAGGTGACCCGCGGCGGCGAGGGGCTGGCCGACGCCGTCGACGCCGCCCTCGAGGACCTCGTCGAGAACGTCGAGGACACCCACTACCTCGTCGGGAGTGTCGTCGGCCCCGACCCGTTCCCGCGGATGGTCCGTGACTTCCAGTCCGTCATCGGCGAGGAGGCCCGCGAGCAGTTCATCGACCGAACCGGCGGATTGCCCGACGCGGCGGTCGCCTGTGTTGGCGGCGGCTCGAACGCGATGGGGCTCTTTCACGCCTTCCGCGACGACGAGGAGGTCGCCCTCTACGGGGCGGAAGGCGGCGGCGAGGGGGCGGACTCGAGTCGCCACGCCGCCCCGCTGGCAGCCGGCAACGACGACGTCATTCACGGAATGAAGACCCGCGTGATCGACGAAGACGTCGAGGTCCACTCCGTCTCCGCCGGACTCGACTACCCCGGCGTCGGCCCCGAGCACGCCATGTTCCGCGAGATCGGTCGCTGCGAGTACACCGGCGTCACCGACGACGAGGCGCTGGCGGCGTTCCGGAAGCTGAGCGAGACGGAGGGGATCATCCCGGCGCTCGAGTCGAGCCACGGCGTCGCCCGCGGGCTCCAGCTCGCAGATGAGGGAGAGCACGACACGATCCTCGTCAACCTCTCCGGTCGCGGCGACAAGGACATGGAGACCGCGGCGGAGCTGTTCTCCTTCGAGTAGTGCAGCCGCGAGGCGCTACCGCCTTACTCCTCCTGCAGCGTTTCCCCGTCGACGACGCGTCCGGCGAACAGCGGCGTCTCCGTCGGCCGATCCAGGACGAAAAAGAGGAACGGGCGATCGACGGTGAGTTCGACGCGATCCGGCGGCGCGCTCTCTTCCATCACCACGGCGGTCGCCGCCGCGGCCTCCGTCCCCAGTTCGTCGACCTCGACGAAGCTCTGGTGGATAATCTCGGAGATGACGAGCCCGTTATCGCCCTCGGTCATTCCCGAGAAATCCGCGTCGCCGAACGCCCGCTCCATCCCGAGTTCTCGCATCGTTTCGACCAGGCTGAACTTCGACTCGATGTCGAACGTCGGCATCGCGAGCTCCACCTCCGGGCGGGAGGTTTCGCCGAGCAGCGTCGCGAGCCGGTCGACCGAGAACGCCGCTTCGAACGCGTCGAACTCGCCCGCTGCGGGGAGGACGATCACCATGCTCGTGTCGTCGTTCGCGTAGGGCAGTTCGACCAGCTGGTGACCGCCGATCTCGGCGTACGGTACCTCGATCGACTGGTGCATCATCTCGACCTCGGTTTCCTCGCCATCGAGGCCAGTGAACGGCGCCGGCTCCGTATCCTCCTCGGAAAACGGGTACTTCCACATCGCCTCGAAGTAGATCGCGTTCGTCAGCACGAGTCTCGTGGAGGCGTCGATCGACCCCCCGGGAAGGAGGTCCTCGATCCGGTCGTTCGTCCGCTCTTCGACCCACTCGTTGATCCGCTCGCGGGCCTCCTCGGGCGAGCCCGAAAAGTCGACGAGTCGCATCCCGGCGCCGTAGTAGGCCTCGAGTAGCTCCAGAAATGCCTCGTCGAAATCGACCCCCTCCTCGCCCCACGTCGAGTTGGCCGTCGAGAGCTGGAAGGCGGGGCCGTCGTGGCCCTCGCCGGTCGGGTCGTCGACGTCCTCGCCGTCTTCGTTACGCCGGGCGAACTCGGCCTCGAGCGCGCCGAAGGCGGGGTGGAGGTCGTCGCCCTCGAGTTCGTACCGGAGCGCGTCGGCCATCTCCGCGGCGGTGTCGCCGCGGGCGCCCGCGTAGGTCATCGCCAGCGCGACCGAGACGCTGTACGGCGAGCAAAAGAGGTTGTCGTCGGGCTCCTGTTCGCGTAGCTGCGCGAGCAGGTCGAAGGAGAGCTCGAGGTTGCCTCGCACCTGCTCGGCCAGGGCGGTCTCGTCGATTTCGGGATCGGTGGCGAGCTCGAGCTGGGGGAAGTCGGGGACGTCGTACCCGTCGAAGCCGTTTCCGTCGCTCGAGCCGGCTGCGGAGTCGTCGTCATCGGCGTGGTCGTCACCGGGGTCGTCAGAGCCGGTATCGTCGTCCGCGGGGTCGTCACTGAGACAGCCGGCTGCGCCAGCGAGGAGCGCGCCGGTCAGCGCGAGCACGGTTCGTCTGTCGGAGGGCATAGTAGACCAGCGGACGGCCACGGATAAACGCTTTCGGCAGGGTGAAATCGCCGTTTGAGCTTTGGTCGGCGGGAATTCGCCTGGAAGGTCTCGTCGAAACCCTTGGCCAGTGATAGCTTTCGAGGGTCGTGCTGACTAGACAGCGCGAATGTATCACGGGTTGAAAGTTGATCTGCGAAGGGGAGTGATCGGTCAGTACAGGGATACAATTATCGGTGTTCATTTCCCGGTCGTTCCTGATGCTCGGTTCCAAAAAACTTCTTCAGTGCCAGTGTTGTTCCGGCGTATGACGCCGCCAAGACACCTGCGAGGAACAACACTCCGAAAAATACAGTGTAACTGAACAGAACTTCAAATACCATATCTA
Above is a genomic segment from Natrononativus amylolyticus containing:
- a CDS encoding RidA family protein; the encoded protein is MRKQIVTPEELAPPKGFNHGLTVENGELLFLAGQDASGPDGDIVAPGDLVSQFEQVMANLAAVVEEAGGSSADIVKLNVFVADRDAYRDNLEEIGEIFADYVEEYPAMALFEVSGFFKEDALIEMEGFAVIDPAGPDDDHDPGAL
- a CDS encoding SDR family NAD(P)-dependent oxidoreductase, which produces MPVTDADLEGQVAVVTGGTRGIGLAISRTLAAAGADVVPVSRTEADVEAAVEDVREAGGESLVAPTDVTDADDVAALFERVVDELGGVDVLVNNAGINPLEGMGTPETVDPEAFERVVEVNLEGAFACTNAAGEYLLEGGGAVVNVASTAGLVGIKRQHGYVASKHGLVGLTKSAALDWAPDVRVNAVAPGYVDTELTEPVQENEELYERLLERTPAGRFADPEEVASAVAFLSSEMASFVTGECLVVDGGWTTQ
- a CDS encoding SPW repeat domain-containing protein produces the protein MPSSVGTETETNRDTLNTDVMQWLSALVALVGLWLVASPFVFEATETAVWNNTMVGTAIFLLAGYNFYRLSKDQLASVGIASLAVLLGLWAVISPYVIEMGSDQLATSTLVAGLVIAAISAYNAYANGKADAPAHGRARA
- a CDS encoding enoyl-CoA hydratase/isomerase family protein, with the translated sequence MVNAGFSIEDGIARIELQRPEALNAVDMPTKREIIDRVQAYKTDDDVRVVVFQSEGETFCAGGDVKEAREREYALEPFTESWNELFEAMMGLGKPTVARIDGYTLGGGFDLMLHTDIPIAAEDAQLGQPEVGLGIVNHFSPPMLQAKVGLTKTLDMMLTGETISGEEADRRGLVARSVPSEDLDDEVDAVAESLAAKSPRVLRKLKDGIYATAEMSPRAGRSYLEAVSLEAAREDPDYEEGVSAQLEDREPEWE
- a CDS encoding alpha/beta fold hydrolase; this translates as MAVYRSPAGRRALEEAYAAALETLEIDVDERYVETRHGETHVLLAGPENGAPVVVFHGGNATNPLTLEWYSGLADTRRLIAPDTIGQPGYSAEARVDPAGNGYGEWVVDLLEAFDLRSAPMIGTSYGGGIVLRAAAVAPKRVDRAALVVPAGFGTGPLASMLSVVVPAVLYRVLGSERLLDRTLAAMVTQPTPEPIVRETVAASLRHVSLEREFPSATADELREFTAPVALYVAEDDPFFPPETVAPRARSRLPGLTKEAVLAGEKHLLSPTARETVTASIASFFDE
- a CDS encoding PQQ-dependent sugar dehydrogenase; the protein is MTPPSLDRRTFVRTGAAVGTLAAAGCLAGLTQEDDLEGAALETVAEGFDSPWGITFLPDGDGILLTELEGRLTLLDRGGEDVRQVDGVPEVYAEGQGGLLDVALHPEFDEEPWVYLTYAAANDEGESTTYVGRGRLDPGAPELAEFEELFVAEPFLDGDGHYGSRAVFGEDGSLYVTTGDRQRKDFGPDHLSQDLTNELGKTLRLEPDGSVPEDNPFVGEEDAQDAIYSYGHRNAQGMTVHPETGAIWQSEHGEEDGDELNVIEAGGNYGWPIAAYGCEYGTDDPVGEDPDELEETIPPVYYWECNTGGFPPAGMTFYDGDAFPDWAGDLFVGNLAGEYLGRFSVEGTEPGEIDVEEEEPLLEERGWRVRDVEVDPETGDLYVLVDDADAPLVRLVPE
- a CDS encoding acyl-CoA synthetase; translation: MQDTVPTENLPDEDVQPTYFHAVPEVHYPERLNAAYEMVDRQVEAGRGEEPAVIADEETLTYEELRQRVNGVANALLELGADAGDRVFVRFPNRPEYVVTCLAVQKIGAITVPSMKLLRANEISYVVENSGASYAVVYDDLLDELEIAREEHGLDGLEEIVVVEDNGIDHDHHSYDDLLAGASTDLAEPDTHRDDLVMIAYTSGTTGKPKGTVHTHRQMMAITDTYARYCLEPEPSDVFTSNAPIAFTFGYGMLVAFPLRFGATTRIIQDPTPKKLLDAIQEDEVSILASIPTAYNQMLAEHEDLIAEYDLSSLRRAVSAGEPLPPSTYQDVVDSLGVEPLDGIGSTEMLHIFISHRHDDEIDPTATGFPVPGYECKVVDPDTYEELDRGEPGILLVRGPTGVTYWNRPEKQRENSHDGWSIPGDIFVHREDGRFEYKSRRDDLIITGGYNVPGPEVEDTLLEREEVYQTAVIGVPDDERGQLVKAFVVPEEGVDPGAELTEALQDHVKERIAPYKYPRAIEYVTDLPTTETGKIQRAKLRERERE
- the trpB gene encoding tryptophan synthase subunit beta, with the translated sequence MSHGDFEGYGGRHVPEPLEEPLEQLANAYDEIGKSDEFQAEFRDHLAEYAGRPTSLYHAKNLSEPYDAEIYLKREDLLHGGAHKINNCLGQALLAKKAGRERLIAETGAGQHGTATAMVGALFGLKTEIYMGKKDVERQKMNVFRMRLMGAEVNEVTRGGEGLADAVDAALEDLVENVEDTHYLVGSVVGPDPFPRMVRDFQSVIGEEAREQFIDRTGGLPDAAVACVGGGSNAMGLFHAFRDDEEVALYGAEGGGEGADSSRHAAPLAAGNDDVIHGMKTRVIDEDVEVHSVSAGLDYPGVGPEHAMFREIGRCEYTGVTDDEALAAFRKLSETEGIIPALESSHGVARGLQLADEGEHDTILVNLSGRGDKDMETAAELFSFE
- a CDS encoding serpin family protein → MPSDRRTVLALTGALLAGAAGCLSDDPADDDTGSDDPGDDHADDDDSAAGSSDGNGFDGYDVPDFPQLELATDPEIDETALAEQVRGNLELSFDLLAQLREQEPDDNLFCSPYSVSVALAMTYAGARGDTAAEMADALRYELEGDDLHPAFGALEAEFARRNEDGEDVDDPTGEGHDGPAFQLSTANSTWGEEGVDFDEAFLELLEAYYGAGMRLVDFSGSPEEARERINEWVEERTNDRIEDLLPGGSIDASTRLVLTNAIYFEAMWKYPFSEEDTEPAPFTGLDGEETEVEMMHQSIEVPYAEIGGHQLVELPYANDDTSMVIVLPAAGEFDAFEAAFSVDRLATLLGETSRPEVELAMPTFDIESKFSLVETMRELGMERAFGDADFSGMTEGDNGLVISEIIHQSFVEVDELGTEAAAATAVVMEESAPPDRVELTVDRPFLFFVLDRPTETPLFAGRVVDGETLQEE